A window from Triticum aestivum cultivar Chinese Spring chromosome 6D, IWGSC CS RefSeq v2.1, whole genome shotgun sequence encodes these proteins:
- the LOC123144459 gene encoding uncharacterized protein isoform X1: MQDQNVFSMRLDLGDGRFMDVNAREVRRILGLVGGGGRTRVLRRMCLRNRLEVLERVHELLGNDYAKCASISILRLKKILQNARREELTPAVRRKIKVAHTMLAFSTFLAPQDPYAKVADEILYMVQYPDEIDKYNVTEYIIESLRHGTRHARRSLERGHARIVIEGCMLIPQILFCESCEYLPSDIATLAEPQIAAYGQSRLKRIIRRYAPPEIYCGLRVRGQEHSDSSMGAGGGDGTVPAEMHSSDAEHDSDAASTGGGGGGWTTSSGYGCFQKYDQWYS, translated from the exons ATGCAGGATCAGAA tgTGTTCTCAATGAGATTGGATCTTGGGGATGGTCGTTTTATGGATGTAAACGCACGAGAAGTACGTAGAATTCTTGGTCTAGTTGGAGGTGGTGGTCGGACTCGTGTTTTGCGTAGGATGTGTTTGCGTAATAGGCTAGAGGTGCTTGAGAGAGTGCACGAACTGCTTGGGAATGATTATGCAAAGTGTGCATCGATTTCTATTTTGCGTTTGAAGAAGATTCTTCAAAATGCAAGAAGAGAAGAACTCACTCCGGCAGTTAGGAGGAAAATTAAAGTCGCACATACCATGCTAGCATTCTCAACATTTCTAGCTCCACAAGATCCATATGCAAAGGTAGCGGACGAGATTCTGTACATGGTACAGTATCCGGATGAAATAGACAAGTACAATGTCACCGAGTACATCATAGAGAGTCTCAGGCATGGGACTAGACATGCGCGCCGCAGCCTCGAGCGTGGGCACGCAAGAATCGTCATAGAAGGATGCATGCTAATTCCACAG ATACTGTTTTGCGAGTCTTGCGAATACTTGCCAAGCGATATCGCCACCCTAGCAGAACCGCAGATCGCTGCCTACGGCCAGTCCAGACTAAAAAGAATCATCAGGCGTTATGCACCACCTGAGATTTACTGTGGGCTTCGGGTGAGG GGGCAAGAACATTCGGATAGCAGCATGGGCGCTGGTGGTGGGGATGGAACGGTACCAGCTGAGATGCATAGCTCTGATGCTGAACATGACAGCGACGCTGCAAGtactggagggggggggggtgggtggacCACCAGCTCTGGATATGGATGCTTTCAAAAATATG ATCAATGGTATAGCTGA
- the LOC123144459 gene encoding uncharacterized protein isoform X2, producing the protein MQDQNVFSMRLDLGDGRFMDVNAREVRRILGLVGGGGRTRVLRRMCLRNRLEVLERVHELLGNDYAKCASISILRLKKILQNARREELTPAVRRKIKVAHTMLAFSTFLAPQDPYAKVADEILYMVQYPDEIDKYNVTEYIIESLRHGTRHARRSLERGHARIVIEGCMLIPQILFCESCEYLPSDIATLAEPQIAAYGQSRLKRIIRRYAPPEIYCGLRGQEHSDSSMGAGGGDGTVPAEMHSSDAEHDSDAASTGGGGGGWTTSSGYGCFQKYDQWYS; encoded by the exons ATGCAGGATCAGAA tgTGTTCTCAATGAGATTGGATCTTGGGGATGGTCGTTTTATGGATGTAAACGCACGAGAAGTACGTAGAATTCTTGGTCTAGTTGGAGGTGGTGGTCGGACTCGTGTTTTGCGTAGGATGTGTTTGCGTAATAGGCTAGAGGTGCTTGAGAGAGTGCACGAACTGCTTGGGAATGATTATGCAAAGTGTGCATCGATTTCTATTTTGCGTTTGAAGAAGATTCTTCAAAATGCAAGAAGAGAAGAACTCACTCCGGCAGTTAGGAGGAAAATTAAAGTCGCACATACCATGCTAGCATTCTCAACATTTCTAGCTCCACAAGATCCATATGCAAAGGTAGCGGACGAGATTCTGTACATGGTACAGTATCCGGATGAAATAGACAAGTACAATGTCACCGAGTACATCATAGAGAGTCTCAGGCATGGGACTAGACATGCGCGCCGCAGCCTCGAGCGTGGGCACGCAAGAATCGTCATAGAAGGATGCATGCTAATTCCACAG ATACTGTTTTGCGAGTCTTGCGAATACTTGCCAAGCGATATCGCCACCCTAGCAGAACCGCAGATCGCTGCCTACGGCCAGTCCAGACTAAAAAGAATCATCAGGCGTTATGCACCACCTGAGATTTACTGTGGGCTTCGG GGGCAAGAACATTCGGATAGCAGCATGGGCGCTGGTGGTGGGGATGGAACGGTACCAGCTGAGATGCATAGCTCTGATGCTGAACATGACAGCGACGCTGCAAGtactggagggggggggggtgggtggacCACCAGCTCTGGATATGGATGCTTTCAAAAATATG ATCAATGGTATAGCTGA
- the LOC123144460 gene encoding transcription factor GTE4 — MSRWAPEIKVYSRRNPRKNPKPPPEGPTPDPNPPPEPSPDPNPHPEPCPIPNSDPLEQTLASFRRSIRRSEAEDAVPPLSDPAAPTSPPPLSPTSSPHGAPAAASGDFSSGLARDGAAVPNGHADIDIRAAADDKARKRRVRSELRRQLASELDQVRVLSKRLKAAGEALAVEASQPVPRPPPLLTAGYVQPQFSGSDAVTPVPAPVTASVPPVRSFLPRRPLIVPEVHTESLDKEKRTPKANQLYQNSEFLLAKDRIPPSDSHGRKKTKHHKKKHRSSSAHGAGYNAEQRLYSHAFKKSSSLLSRLMKHKFGWVFNKPVDPVALGLHDYFAIIKHPMDLGTIKGQLTRGHYRDPKEFANDVRLTFHNAMTYNPKGQDVHFMAEQLLGIFEAQWPEIEAEVDYLASCPPLPKKFPPPPIDLRLLERSDSLKHHMALDSKSRPINHTPISVRTPSLKKPKAKDLDKRDMTIDEKRKLSNNLQNLPPEKLDIVVQIIKNKNLSVRQHEDEIEVEIDSMDAETLWELDRFVANFKKNLSKQKRKAERAMLARQDVELRALHAAQQTSQQPNIGEKSPKLNLMVGEQLATSVPDQNNNNIPSASRSSSSSSSSSDSDSSSSDSDSDSSSTDGSNAANSS, encoded by the exons ATGTCCCGGTGGGCGCCGGAGATCAAGGTCTATAGCCGCAGGAACCCCCGCAAAAACCCTAAACCCCCTCCTGAAGGCCCTACCCCCGACCCCAATCCCCCTCCAGAACCTAGCCCCGACCCCAATCCCCATCCAGAACCTTGCCCCATTCCTAATTCCGACCCCCTTGAGCAAACCCTAGCCTCGTTCCGTCGCTCGATTCGTCGCTCGGAGGCTGAGGATGCGGTGCCGCCGCTCTCCGATCCGGCCGCACCGacttcccctcctcctctttctccCACATCGTCGCCGCACGGGGCACCGGCTGCCGCCTCCGGCGATTTCTCCTCCGGCCTTGCCCGGGATGGCGCCGCCGTTCCAAACGGTCATGCCGACATCGACATCCGGGCGGCCGCGGATGACAAGGCTCGGAAGCGCAGGGTCCGGAGCGAGCTGCGTCGGCAGCTTGCGTCAGAGCTCGACCAGGTACGCGTGCTCTCCAAGCGCCTCAAGGCGGCTGGCGAGGCCTTGGCAGTTGAGGCATCCCAGCCCGTACCTCGGCCACCGCCTCTGCTCACTGCTGGGTATGTGCAACCCCAGTTCTCAGGCAGTGATGCTGTGACGCCCGTACCGGCCCCAGTTACTGCTTCTGTTCCTCCTGTCCGCTCGTTTCTGCCACGCCGCCCGCTAATTGTGCCAGAAGTTCACACAGAATCACTTGACAAGGAAAAGCGAACACCAAAGGCCAATCAGCTTTACCAAAATTCAGAGTTCTTGCTTGCCAAAGATAGGATACCGCCATCAGATTCACATGGCCGGAAGAAAACCAAGCACCACAAGAAGAAACACCGTTCCTCGTCAGCTCATGGTGCAGGTTACAACGCTGAGCAGCGACTCTACTCGCATGCATTTAAGAAGTCTTCATCACTGCTGTCCCGACTAATGAAGCACAAATTTGGGTGGGTGTTTAACAAGCCTGTTGATCCTGTTGCACTTGGGTTGCATGACTATTTTGCCATTATTAAGCACCCGATGGATCTTGGCACTATAAAGGGGCAGCTTACTCGTGGGCATTACAGGGACCCAAAGGAGTTTGCTAATGATGTACGGCTAACATTCCATAATGCCATGACGTATAATCCCAAAGGGCAGGATGTGCATTTCATGGCTGAGCAATTGTTAGGAATTTTTGAAGCTCAGTGGCCTGAGATTGAGGCTGAGGTTGACTACCTTGCATCATGCCCACCTTTGCCGAAGAAGTTTCCACCTCCCCCGATAGACTTGCGCTTACTAGAGAGGTCAGATTCCTTAAAGCACCATATGGCGCTGGACTCCAAGTCAAGGCCGATAAATCATACTCCCATTAGTGTCCGCACTCCATCATTGAAGAAGCCAAAGGCAAAGGATCTGGATAAAAGAGATATGACGATAGATGAGAAGCGTAAACTTAGCAATAACCTTCAGAACTTGCCTCCTGAAAAGCTTGATATTGTTGTGCAGATCATTAAGAACAAGAATCTTTCAGTTAGGCAGCATGAAGATGAGATTGAGGTTGAGATAGATAGCATGGATGCGGAGACACTTTGGGAACTTGATAGATTTGTTGCTAACTTCAAGAAGAACCTGAGCAAGCAAAAGAGGAAGGCTGAGcgtgcaatgcttgcaaggcaagATGTAGAGTTGCGTGCTCTGCATGCTGCACAACAAACA AGTCAACAACCTAACATTGGTGAAAAATCTCCAAAGCTAA ATTTGATGGTGGGCGAGCAATTAGCAACTTCTGTGCCAgaccaaaataataataatataccgAGTGCCAGTAGATCTAGCAGCTCAAGCAGCTCCAGCAGTGATTCAGATTCCTCTTCTAGTG ACTCGGACAGTGACAGCTCTTCTACAGATGGATCAAATGCTGCCAATTCATCTTGA